The genomic region TACAACTTGGCCTTGACAGAAATTGAAAACGGAGAATAGAAAGCAAGTCCCGATATAATGTGACCCTTTCGTACTCCCCTCTCCGCCAACACATCTTCCCGCGAGATAGACCCATTCAGTAAGGTGCCGATGTCTGTCGAAGCAGGTGTGTTAGTGAGCGCTCTCATTACGAGTTGAGCCCTTCTATTACAAAACTTGAGGTACgtgttgttttatattttttgttttataaaggcACATTAAGATTAAATGCTGTATATTTCTAAAACTTCCGAAAATTTATGGGTTTATTTAAAAAGAGTTCTTTATATTACTAAAACTATTGTATGATTTTTGGAACTATATCTAAAGGATTCGTGTTATTACAAAAATATCTGTTTGATTTACAATATCATTGAAAGTTAAATACTTGTAATACTAAAATAATTCAACGAGTTTCTTAGTTGTGTCCATAAACTACAAAGTTTTTTGGTACTAAGGCCttaattattgttattattttatgtACTAACAAGTATTAAATAAGAGGGTAACCATATCTTAACCTCTTACAGATACAttgcaaaaaaattgaagaaatatgTCATCACGATCGCGAAGAATTATGAACCTTCTTAATGTTTCACATCTACCTGATGAATGGGAAAACAGTTGCGATAAGGACCCAAACGTAAGTTTATAATTTACTAACATGTATAAActacttacatatttttttgcatttttaggtCAGCAATGAAGAAAAAGAGAACATCCCTTTAAGTTCAACATCAAAACGTTCGTCGAGATCGTCATCTAGTAGTTCCAGTTCGTCTTCTAGCGTCAACAGTAGCAGTTCGTCATCTTCTAGCAGCAGCTCTTCCTCTCGATGTTGTTCACTGGAACAAGGACGATTTGTTTCCCATATCTTAAAAGGTAAAGAAATTGAAGCCCAGCCTCAGTCTTTATCATCTAGAACTACTTCACCTTCAATACTAGAATCCGTAATTTTAACACCACGAACTCCAGCTGTACATTACCGTATATCGCCAATGAATTCAGAAGAGAGTGATGCTGATATTAGTGACAATGATCCCACTTATAATGAACATCAAGGTAGAAAACGTTCGCCAAGCTCATCTTCAAGTTCCTCTGATGATGGTACTTCTGAAGTAGTTGCAACATCGCCCAGGAGATCGAAGAAACGTAAAGCTGATCCTACTAAATGGAAGCAAAATAACCAAAAGATAAAACGAAATGCAGGAGAACAATACATTTCTACTAAGACTAGAAACGTTGTTCCTGCGCGTCAAATGAAGAGTCCATGCAATCAGAAATGCAGATTGAAATGCAGCGAAAATTTTGATGAGGCTAAAAGACTTCAACATTTCAAATGTTTTTGGGCACTAGGAGATTTGCAATTACAGCGTATGTTTATAAAAGCAAGAATGGCTTTAGTTGAACCTAAATATAAGTATTCAAACGCTCAACATCCCAGAGCACCAAATGCTGCTTTCTACTTGTACGATGATAACGCCAAAATCAGAGTCtgcaaaacattttttatcaataCGTTGGGAATAACAAGTAAAATGATTCGCACAGTAAGATATAAGACTAACAATTGCAATTCTGTTGAAGAAGATAGAAGAGGCAAACATAATAGTCATAGACGCGTGGATGACAATCTGAAAGAAGATATCATTAGATTTATCAATCTAATACCACGAATTGAATCGCATTATTTAAGAGCGTCGACCTCAAGAGAGTTCATAAGTGGATCGAAAAGTATTACTGACTTGTTTAGAGACTTTCAAGAAAAACAGAAGAATAATTCCCGAGATTCTGGAAagtttcatttgttttatgagaTTTTTACTACCCATTTTAATTTGGGTTTTTTTCAACCCAAGAAAGATCAATGCGATCTTTGTTTACAGTATAACAACTCTTCTGCTGATCAGAGGCTTGCTCTCAAAGTCAAATATGATACTCACCTAGAAGAAAAGGAATTAAGCCGAGCCGAAAAAAAGAATGATAGAATGACTCTTGACAAATATAATTTATGCATTTGCTACGATGTTCAAGCGATAATGCAAAGTCCCAATGGAGAAACATCATCGTTTTATTATAAATCCAAATTGAATAGCTACAACTTTACTTTGACTGTGTTAAATAAATTACCAGAGAATGAAGACGATTTTAAAGGCTATGGTGACGTGCATTGCTATTTCTGGGATGAGACCCAAGGAAAAAGAGGTGCAGTGGAGATTGGAAGTTGCGTTTTAGACTTTTTAAAGAAGGTTTGTGAGGATGCAGGTGAACATGAAGTTAACGTAACATTTGTAACAGATAATTGTTGTggtcaaaacaaaaataaatacatagCTTCTTTATACATGTTTGCAGTCACTACTATAAAAAACTTAAAGGGTATAACTCACAAATTCCTTATAAAAGGTCATACGCAAAATGAAGCCGACAATGTACACATGCTGATACAGAAACAAATATCAAGAGATTTAAAAGCTGGTCCAATCTTAACACCACTTCAATACACCACCGCAATTCAGAGAGCTAGGAAAACGGGGAAACCTTTTATCGTTCATACTTTGAATCATGATTTCTTTTACGACTTGAAAGATTTACAAGTCAAGTGGGGATATAATTTCAACGTTGATGAAGAGAAGAATACCATCGTATGGAATCACATCAAAGTTATGAAATTTACGAAAGGAAACCCATTCTTTTTTCAATATAAGACATCATACAAAGACGcgtttaaacaaataaatgttagaaacaaaagaaagaaaatgttggataataaagaaatatctatcaaaacaGTTTATAGTGCGCCATTTGAGTTAAGTTTAAATAAGAAACAGGATCTCAAAGAATTAATTTCTAAGAGACTTATTGACCCTTATCATGCCTGttactataataatatattaatgtAACTGTTTTCTAATTGTAATTTTTAGtactttgttttatttttgaaatgattTATGACTATTACTTAAAACTTAAACCTGCTggctattttatatttcatagTTCTTTAGCTACTATTCCAGTCGTTagctattctattctattcaaaCACGACTGATTGTAAAAAATGAATATGATAGATCTTAAGCGCTCGCACAAAAGAAGAATGATTTTATGTTgagaaaatttgttaatttttttgtctaGTAAATTCAGTAATTTTTTGTGAGAACTATTTTAGTTTTGTGTTACATTATAAACGTTAAGACAATTCTGGTTTTTTTATATGACTGTCCCAAAAAGAGTGTTATAGTTTTTGTTATTGGATTTGTATGCTACATGCCTATTACTTTTTGGTTTTTGAgaataaagttattttttgttaatcttttacgatttaatgttttattaattCCTTTACAAGAGGCACTTTTATCATTGAAAGTagttaaacattattattacacAGCCATATTTAGATttgtaacttaaaaaatagtgtatatttaatCATTAAAAGGCTTAATTCGTAAGATGccttcaaaatttaaagaaatttAGTGGGAGAGGGGCCTATCTTGGGAGAGattttttgaaacgttttttttttaattaaattattttttttgtaatatttcgaTTATCCATTATAGAGTACAAATACTGTAAATTGTATACCTAGATTTTTATTTATctatcttttcaaataaaaatgttataggTGAGTAAATGAAAACGATGAAGTTGCTTAATCTTTAATCTCGTTTTCCCAAAAGTAACGATTTTCGAGATGTGCCCTTTCAATACTAAGGGAGCGATAAACGTAACTTACCATTTTGCTTTTCCACAATAACAATGCGGTTTATGCTTGCCCTGGGGTCAATTTCGTTAACTTTGACAATTGCCCCTCTTTTTGTCAacctatctaattcattttttaaattatctctAATTGCGACAGGTACATTTACAGGTGGGTAACTTACTGGCTCAAAATTGTCTACTGTAGTGATCCTATGTTTACCACAAAATTTACCATGACCTCTAAAAACTTCAGGGTTAAGGTTTATAAATTTATCCCTTTCTGCTAATTCTAAAGTACCACAACTCTCAATATTGTTGATTCGTTTAACTAACCCCAAATCAATACATAATTTACCACTTAAAAGAACTCGAGTTGCCccattaataattgtaaaatcctcgtaaacatacttatttttatgtttacaaaataaatttacgacACCCATTGTTTTAGCCTGAGTACCCTCTAACCCTTTCAGTACATAATGATTATccctaattttaaattgtttatcaattttcttaaaaatttttaatggaattaTACTTACATCTGCACCTGTGTCAAGTTTTACTTTAATTCTCTTGTTTTCAATTTCTATAATTTCATCCCAAATATTTTGACTACTTACATTTTGGTATACTTTATTGACATTTCCTACAAAACTATCAGCTGATCCATCACTGCTATCTTCATCTATGACATCAATATTCTTCACTCTACACGACTTTGCAAAATGGTTTAAAAGCCCACATTTCTTACATTTCTTTCCATACGCTGGACATTCTCTGGCCCCATGAGTTGATTGACATCTTTTACACTTGAATTTTTCATTGGTATTCGCTTTACTTCTAGAGTTATTATAATTTCTATGGCCCTGGTACCTATCTTTACGAACTTCTCCTATGTCTACATCTTTTCTTTCGgtatgaaatttcaaattttggttCTTACTTTGTTCACTAGTTCTACAAAATTCGATGGCTTTTTGTAGGGTAAGTTTGTCCACTCTCAATAGAGCTTCTCTAGTAACTGGATCTCTGATGCCCATTAATATTTTGTCTCTCAGAGCTTTATCTTCGGCTGTTTGTTCTGGATCAATTTCATTATAATTACATGTTCGAATCAAATGTCTACAACTAGTAAGAAACTGCTCAAACGACTCTCCTTCTTTCTGGACCCTCATGATAAAATTGTATCTTTCAAATGATTCATTCATCCTTGGATTAACATACTTATCGATTAGTGATATCATCAAGTCATACTTGTTATTTTCGGCTTCTGGGATCTCGAATGTGGACATAATTTTGGCAGACTCAGCCCCaattatatttcttaaaattgacattttcattTTATCTGCTGACTGGTCTTGTCCCGTTGCTAGTAAATAATCTTCGAAACTAGTCTTCCAGAACTTCCATTCGCTTGCAGCATTTTGATCCTGCAGGTCAAAATCTGGTGGTAATTTTACATTTATTCCCATCACTGCCATTGTAGGTTATGTATGGTACCTCGTGTACAAGTTGCTATAAATTTAGCTTTTCGATTGTAAACTGTAACCCAACTAGCTGTTTGACTGCGCCAtgtttaaactactttatttaatgggttataagtcaaacaatcatagtattgagtaaacttatatatttttataaaacttactaaacatcttacatacaataaatcatatatacaagtgacaaccatgttgactggcttgaagttagccaTGTCATGTTTAGCACGCAGCCCCTTGCTACGCTGTTACACAGCTATATATATTAAACAGTACCTATAATAGTCCATTGACTCACggtttttctgaaaattttaaagaaccgcttgaattgaccaGAGTGCGTCCAGGGAGAGTGTAGCCAAGCCCGGAAACCAGAGCAAAATATGGCCGCCCTCAGTGATCACTGCTTGCCCTAGTCgcacacaaaaatataaattttacataactgtcaGTTGTAAAAAGAAGATTGAGGTTATATAGAAACATtgcaaaaaatgcaaaattatattttgattaaattaatgttATGTTATCTTATTATAATAGAACTGCTTGTTTTTGAGAAAGTCTGAAGTGCCTATAGATAGTGCAATGTTGATTCGGAGAAAAAAGACGTTAATTCATAACAGAAACTAAATTAATCTGAACCAAATCATTGTAAACAAAATTCTGGTCTCATTATGGATGGGCTGCAGTGGAGCTTGCAATAATTGGTTTCACACTGATTGTGTAAAAATATCATTTGCTTCTTAAAAAGCTAAAACGGTATTGTGATAATTCTATAGAAAAGGTGAGAGTATGAGTTGAAGTCATTTAGGTTCGGATGTGTGGAAGATACTGGGAATAAGATAAGAAGCTGGTCAAAATAGTAAAGCAGAATACATAGCGTGGAAGGAGTTAGTATGGTTATTGTTAATGAAAAGTATAAGCATTTATCAGTTATTCTGCAGGTGGATTCTCCCAGGCATAAACTGTTGCTAGAAAAGGGGTAAGATCAGATGAGGATGCTGGAGCTAAACTGGTCTGTTACTTACAAGATTAGTTTTTGTGATAATTTGCAAAATGTGTTTAGGTGCCTCTTTTAATACTAGTGACATAACCAGTGTTTAAACATGGATTAAAAAATAGTGTGTGTACTTTTATGTATGTAAGttatacttacagtagacgccctcTTAACCGACCTCCCTTTAACCGACCGACCCTACACCTTTTTGGATGATACTATTTTTAGATTAGAGGTCGTTCAAGTTTCATAATTTGTCTTGTGAGTGATATTGTTAATTAcatatgtatatacacatcgacattcgtttcactttatattttgacttaatttgtttgaaaatgaatcgtgacccatgggaaaagttatagtggacggactatatgtacatactacttttttgtttatagatcataaaatatatatatatttttaatagagttacatatgtaatgtctttctgagggtggttttaaagattttcggTTTAACCAACTTCTTGATTATCCGACCTATGGGCAGCTCCCGTCATGGTCGGTTAAGAGAGGGTCTACTGTATATATGATTTCAACTATTTCAAGGAAATAAATAGATTCAAaacaaacagtttatttgtaatttatttaaatattaaattaaattttaatacttactactttccaaaagatttcattaaaagaatagcacaa from Diabrotica virgifera virgifera chromosome 3, PGI_DIABVI_V3a harbors:
- the LOC126882645 gene encoding uncharacterized protein LOC126882645, translating into MSSRSRRIMNLLNVSHLPDEWENSCDKDPNVSNEEKENIPLSSTSKRSSRSSSSSSSSSSSVNSSSSSSSSSSSSSRCCSLEQGRFVSHILKGKEIEAQPQSLSSRTTSPSILESVILTPRTPAVHYRISPMNSEESDADISDNDPTYNEHQGRKRSPSSSSSSSDDGTSEVVATSPRRSKKRKADPTKWKQNNQKIKRNAGEQYISTKTRNVVPARQMKSPCNQKCRLKCSENFDEAKRLQHFKCFWALGDLQLQRMFIKARMALVEPKYKYSNAQHPRAPNAAFYLYDDNAKIRVCKTFFINTLGITSKMIRTVRYKTNNCNSVEEDRRGKHNSHRRVDDNLKEDIIRFINLIPRIESHYLRASTSREFISGSKSITDLFRDFQEKQKNNSRDSGKFHLFYEIFTTHFNLGFFQPKKDQCDLCLQYNNSSADQRLALKVKYDTHLEEKELSRAEKKNDRMTLDKYNLCICYDVQAIMQSPNGETSSFYYKSKLNSYNFTLTVLNKLPENEDDFKGYGDVHCYFWDETQGKRGAVEIGSCVLDFLKKVCEDAGEHEVNVTFVTDNCCGQNKNKYIASLYMFAVTTIKNLKGITHKFLIKGHTQNEADNVHMLIQKQISRDLKAGPILTPLQYTTAIQRARKTGKPFIVHTLNHDFFYDLKDLQVKWGYNFNVDEEKNTIVDSPRHKLLLEKG